In Streptomyces sp. NBC_00683, the DNA window GTGGTCTCCAAGGACAGCGAGCACAAGGCCGCCGCCACGGAGCTCATCAAGTACCTCACCGGCACCGAGGGCCAGGCGGACTGGTACGAGCGCACCAAGGACCTCCCCGCGAACACCGCGGCCTGGACCTCCGGCAAGCTCGCCGACGACACGAACCTCCAGATCTTCAAGAAGCAGATGGACACCGCCAAGGCCTCGCCGTCCACGGCCAAGTGGACGGAGATCACCGACAAGGTCGACCAGGCCATCGCCAAGGTGACGCAGGGCAAGGCTTCCCCCGAGGACGCGCTGAAGACCGCGCAGTCCGAGATCGAAGGCCTCGTGAAGTAGGAGCCATGAGCACTACGACCGGAAAGGCCGCGCGGGCGGCCGAGGTGCAGGGCGGACCCGGGACTTCTCCGTCCCCGGGCGCCCTGCCCCATGACCAGCGGGGCCGACCGGGCCGGCAGGGGCGCAAGGCGTCGATGGGTGTGCAGAACGCGGCCGGCTGGCTGTTCTCCACCCCCTTCCTCGTCCTCTTCACCGTCTTCATGGCATTCCCGATCCTCGCCACTCTGCTGATGAGTTTCACGGACTTCGGGCTGCGCAATGTCACGCGCCCTTGGGACGCGAACTTCATCGGCTTCGAGAACTACGTCAATCTCTTCAGCGACGAGAAGTTCCTCAAGTCGCTTTTCAACACGGCGTATTTCGTGGTGATCGGCGTCCCCCTGACCATCGCCCTCGGACTGGTCGTCGCCGTACTGCTGAACAACGGCATCGACCGGGCAAGGACCTTCTTCCGCGTCGGCTTCTACGCACCGGTGGTCACCACGATCGTGGCGGTCGCCGTGGTGTGGCGCTTCGTCCTGGATCCGAGCGACGGCCTCATCGCCGGTCTCTTCTCCGAAGTGGGTCTGACCGCACCGGACTTCCTCGGCTCCGAGACCCTGGCCATGCCGTCGATGATCGCGATGGCGGTCTGGCGCAACGTCGGTACGGTCATGGTGCTCTTCATCGCAGGTCTGCAGGCCATCCCCACCGAGGTGCGGGAAGCCGCAAAGCTGGACGGTGCCGGAGTGTGGCAGGAGTTCCGCGGGATCACGGTGCCCCTGCTGCGGCCCACGGTCCTCTACGCCACGGTCATCACGACCATCGGATACCTCAATGTGTTCGAGGAGCCGTTCGTGATGACGCAGGGCGGCCCGTCCGACTCCACGCTCACCGTGTCGCTGAACATGTACCGCGAGGGCTTCAACTTCTTCCACATGGGCTATGCGAGCGCCATGGCGTATGTCCTCTTCGTAGTGATCATGGGCATCACGGTGCTGCAGCTCCGACTGCTGAAGGACAACACGAAATGACCGTCGGCAATGCACCCGGTGCCGTACGGACGGCGCCGGCGAGGAAGCCCCGGAACCTGAGGCGTCCCCTGGCCTATGCCCTGCTCTCGCTGGGCCTGCTGATCATGTCTGCGCCGTTCCTGTGGATGGCCCTCTCGTCGTTCAAGACGACCTCCGAGCTGTCGGCCAGTCCCCCCGTGTGGATTCCCACCGAGTGGACCCTGGACAACTTCCGGGAACTGCTCGACAAGCTGAATCTGCCGCTCTACTTCATGAACTCCGTGATCGTGGCGGTGCTGGTCACCGTCTCGAATCTGGTGTTCTGCTCGATGCTCGGGTACGCGCTGGCCAAGCTGAACTTCGTCGGCCGCAACAAGATCTTCGGCGTCGTCCTCGGTGCTCTGATGGTTCCCGGAAACCTGATGCTGCTGCCGCTGTTCGTGCTGATGAGCAAGCTCCAGCTGATCGACTCGTATGCGGGTCTGGTGCTGCCCTTCGCCGCCGGGGCCTTCGGGGTCTTCCTGATGCGGCAGTTCATGCAGTCGATCCCGGACGAGCTGCTGGAGGCCGCCCGGATGGACGGGGCCGGCGAGTGGTACATCTTCTGGCGAATCGTGATGCCGCTGGTGAAGCCCGCCCTCGCGACGCTCTCGATCTTCACCTTCCTCGGTTCCTGGAACAACTTCGTCTGGCCCCTGATCGCAACCAACGATCCGGACAAGTACACCCTCCCCGTCGCCCTCGCCACGTTCGCCACGGACCCCAACAAGGCCGGCGGATCGAACGGGATGCTGATGGCCGGAGCGTTCCTTGTCGTACTGCCGGTGCTGATCCTCTTCATCGCCCTGCAGCGGCACTTCACCCAGGGCATCGCCACGGCGGGCTTGAAGTAGCCCGCCCGGGCAGCCCCACACGCACTCACGAGGCCGTGCCCCACCCCCTCGGCCACACCCCTTCACGCACAAGAGAGACA includes these proteins:
- a CDS encoding carbohydrate ABC transporter permease; its protein translation is MSTTTGKAARAAEVQGGPGTSPSPGALPHDQRGRPGRQGRKASMGVQNAAGWLFSTPFLVLFTVFMAFPILATLLMSFTDFGLRNVTRPWDANFIGFENYVNLFSDEKFLKSLFNTAYFVVIGVPLTIALGLVVAVLLNNGIDRARTFFRVGFYAPVVTTIVAVAVVWRFVLDPSDGLIAGLFSEVGLTAPDFLGSETLAMPSMIAMAVWRNVGTVMVLFIAGLQAIPTEVREAAKLDGAGVWQEFRGITVPLLRPTVLYATVITTIGYLNVFEEPFVMTQGGPSDSTLTVSLNMYREGFNFFHMGYASAMAYVLFVVIMGITVLQLRLLKDNTK
- a CDS encoding carbohydrate ABC transporter permease, whose amino-acid sequence is MTVGNAPGAVRTAPARKPRNLRRPLAYALLSLGLLIMSAPFLWMALSSFKTTSELSASPPVWIPTEWTLDNFRELLDKLNLPLYFMNSVIVAVLVTVSNLVFCSMLGYALAKLNFVGRNKIFGVVLGALMVPGNLMLLPLFVLMSKLQLIDSYAGLVLPFAAGAFGVFLMRQFMQSIPDELLEAARMDGAGEWYIFWRIVMPLVKPALATLSIFTFLGSWNNFVWPLIATNDPDKYTLPVALATFATDPNKAGGSNGMLMAGAFLVVLPVLILFIALQRHFTQGIATAGLK